A single Desulfovulcanus ferrireducens DNA region contains:
- a CDS encoding HIT family protein — MNNCIFCQIVQGKIPCQKIYESEHVLAFLDIAPVNKGHALIIPKGHYPTIFELPLDLGQELILAMQKVGKGLLTALNASGLNIGMNNYEAAGQLVHHAHWHLIPRYKDDGLKLWPQHKYSDAQEMEQYAQKIKAKI; from the coding sequence ATGAATAACTGTATTTTTTGCCAGATTGTCCAAGGAAAAATTCCCTGTCAAAAAATCTATGAAAGCGAACATGTACTGGCCTTTTTAGATATTGCCCCGGTCAACAAAGGGCATGCCCTGATCATCCCCAAAGGTCACTATCCTACTATTTTTGAACTACCTTTAGATTTAGGGCAAGAACTCATTTTGGCCATGCAAAAAGTCGGAAAAGGGTTACTTACAGCATTGAATGCCTCTGGTCTAAATATAGGCATGAACAACTATGAAGCTGCTGGTCAACTGGTTCACCATGCTCACTGGCACCTTATTCCCCGCTATAAAGATGATGGGCTAAAACTCTGGCCACAACATAAATACTCAGACGCCCAGGAGATGGAGCAGTACGCCCAAAAAATCAAAGCTAAAATTTAA
- a CDS encoding septal ring lytic transglycosylase RlpA family protein: protein MSGWAGCLFGLIILVMGLYGCAQKSVYYPSRNTKIYAPPSQKGTQRPYTVYGKTYRPLKVAHGFVQEGVASWYGPKFHGRRTASGEIYNMYELTAAHKILPMHTKVKVTNLENGRSLIVRINDRGPFVKNRIIDLSYAAAKRLGLVGPGTARVRVESLGSWSPEIPGIFYVQVGSFAIYDNAIALQTKMRQKGFVHTRIQKFEHRGRTFWRVHAGIFKTLAKAQKIKTRLELKFPNAFIIAD from the coding sequence ATGAGCGGATGGGCAGGATGTTTGTTTGGTTTAATTATCCTGGTTATGGGCTTGTATGGATGCGCTCAAAAAAGTGTATACTACCCTTCGCGGAACACTAAGATATATGCTCCTCCTTCCCAAAAAGGAACCCAGAGGCCATATACTGTTTATGGCAAGACGTATAGACCTTTAAAGGTAGCGCATGGGTTTGTTCAGGAAGGAGTGGCCTCATGGTACGGACCGAAATTTCATGGGCGAAGAACTGCTAGCGGCGAGATTTATAATATGTATGAGCTTACAGCGGCACACAAAATTTTGCCCATGCATACAAAGGTCAAGGTAACCAACCTGGAAAATGGTCGTAGTTTGATTGTGCGTATTAATGACCGCGGGCCATTTGTAAAAAACAGGATAATTGACCTATCTTATGCAGCGGCCAAGAGATTAGGTCTGGTTGGCCCGGGAACGGCAAGGGTTCGCGTTGAGTCTCTTGGCTCTTGGTCGCCGGAAATTCCTGGCATTTTTTATGTGCAGGTTGGGTCATTTGCTATCTATGACAATGCTATCGCCTTGCAGACAAAAATGCGTCAAAAAGGTTTTGTGCACACCAGGATACAAAAATTTGAGCACCGCGGCCGGACCTTTTGGCGTGTCCATGCTGGCATTTTCAAAACCCTGGCCAAGGCCCAAAAGATCAAGACCAGGTTAGAGCTTAAGTTCCCCAATGCCTTTATTATTGCGGATTGA
- a CDS encoding elongator complex protein 3, protein MKIISLKFYHPEPQKKKMAVWPVFLPFAGCSKTRCVYCAQNLQTGELERLDFKSIGEKIENELNDRFVQKKEAIGLGFFGGTFTGLSKEKMIYFLSLTKKLKDKGIISHIRCSTRPDMISPDILSLLGDHGVDLVELGVQSFDNQVLELSGRGYCRADIVAACEMISRAGLSLGIQLLPGLPGHALKSWFEDVRFSIEMQPEVVRIYPCLVLKSTLLARWWAKGQYQPWSLPETVSAIALSLPFFWRAKVQVIRLGLTPEKSLMKNILAGPWHPALGNMCRSIALRHLLLCELAKIGSKLKRIYVPKKYLSEFWGYKGINKKVWAKLGIQKSQVEPWEKDYFQIFGVKRG, encoded by the coding sequence ATGAAAATTATTAGTTTGAAATTTTATCATCCTGAACCCCAAAAAAAGAAAATGGCTGTTTGGCCAGTTTTTCTTCCCTTTGCCGGGTGCAGTAAAACCAGGTGTGTTTATTGCGCTCAGAATCTGCAAACCGGAGAGTTGGAGCGTCTTGATTTCAAGAGCATTGGAGAAAAAATCGAGAACGAGCTCAATGACCGATTTGTCCAAAAAAAGGAAGCCATTGGCCTTGGGTTTTTTGGCGGGACATTTACTGGCCTGTCCAAAGAGAAAATGATTTATTTTTTGTCATTGACAAAAAAACTAAAGGATAAAGGGATAATTAGCCATATTCGCTGTTCAACCAGGCCGGATATGATCAGCCCGGATATTTTAAGCTTGCTAGGTGACCATGGAGTTGATTTGGTTGAGCTGGGAGTGCAAAGCTTTGATAATCAGGTATTGGAATTAAGCGGTCGGGGCTACTGTCGGGCAGATATAGTTGCGGCCTGCGAAATGATTTCGAGAGCGGGCCTGAGTCTGGGCATTCAACTTTTGCCGGGGCTGCCTGGACATGCACTGAAGAGTTGGTTTGAAGATGTGCGTTTTTCTATAGAGATGCAACCGGAAGTTGTGCGCATCTATCCATGTCTGGTTCTCAAATCCACTCTTTTGGCCAGGTGGTGGGCCAAAGGTCAGTATCAACCGTGGAGCTTACCAGAGACTGTGTCTGCAATAGCTTTAAGCCTCCCGTTTTTTTGGCGGGCTAAAGTGCAGGTTATTCGTCTTGGTTTGACTCCGGAAAAAAGTCTGATGAAAAATATTTTGGCCGGCCCGTGGCATCCGGCTTTGGGGAATATGTGTAGAAGCATCGCTCTCAGACATCTATTATTGTGTGAGTTGGCCAAGATTGGGTCCAAATTAAAACGGATATATGTTCCTAAAAAGTATTTAAGTGAATTTTGGGGTTATAAAGGTATAAATAAAAAGGTTTGGGCCAAACTTGGGATTCAAAAAAGTCAAGTTGAACCTTGGGAAAAGGATTATTTTCAAATTTTTGGTGTAAAAAGGGGATAA
- a CDS encoding integration host factor subunit alpha: protein MGKTLTKADIVDKIYEHSERNRAEVKAQVEHLLELMKKAIKKDHALLISGFGKFEAYNKKPRKGRNPQTNESITLPGRKVVVFRLSRKFRQELNPQ from the coding sequence ATGGGCAAAACATTAACCAAAGCTGACATCGTGGACAAAATTTATGAACACAGTGAACGAAACAGGGCCGAAGTCAAGGCTCAAGTGGAACACCTTTTGGAACTGATGAAAAAAGCCATTAAAAAGGACCATGCTCTACTTATCAGCGGATTTGGAAAATTTGAGGCCTATAACAAAAAACCTCGTAAAGGCAGAAATCCACAAACAAATGAAAGTATCACTTTGCCTGGACGCAAGGTTGTTGTATTTAGGCTTTCCAGAAAATTCAGGCAAGAACTCAATCCGCAATAA